The Telopea speciosissima isolate NSW1024214 ecotype Mountain lineage chromosome 11, Tspe_v1, whole genome shotgun sequence genome includes the window TCAGTAATGGTGGAGATCGATATTGATTTCTGATCAATCCCGTATCAATGGATCAATACGAAAAAAGGTAATAATgtaaacaaaaatcaaattttcttgAAGAGAGCATGATCGATCCAGATCGATTCGGCTTGTGAGCACTAGATGGATGCACTTGGGCTACATCAttatggctttgataccatattaaagTAAATGAATCAAActaaaaattaataaaggaCCAccggaagagaagaagaagaaaaagacatcGAAATTTAACATGGTTTGGCCAAAGTCTACATCCACAATAGGAAATGAGTTGTTAgctttttttcttctacaaTAGTGATATAAATACAACCCTAACTCTAACTGAAGAGACACACAAAACACGCCCCATTGGGTATGGGTCTTTTCATAACCCGACCCAATACAAGTTGTAAAAGGTATTGGCTTTGAGGATGGCTCACCTCTGCCTATAAGATGAGAAAACCCTCTTTTACATCGCATGAATTAAGATGCAACAACCAATTGTTGCCCCTTTGAACATTAATCAATATAGAGGAGgatttttaattgaattagattctaaaatttgacaatcaaaattgccacatcatcaatcTATACAACACAAATACACAATAAAGATGGACCACTTTAATTAACTTATCAAAACAAGTTGGTCAAATGATCAATTTTTCACAAAAAGGAGATACCATTTTTAAGAGGTATCATTCATTTTATTTCTAGAAACTAATAAAAGAGTATTTTGTTTGATATGGTAAGATAATAAAATAGTATTGAATTAAAAATACATATTCAAAGAGATCTTGAAAACTCATCTATATACGTAAGAAAATTAATAATACAAAGAATTGGGCACGTATCCCATTTATTCTTTAATACATTATTGGAATTttataatataaattttttgtttatttttttattatggtTTCATTGAAAGAATATGCGATATAGAAACTTTGACTTCCTTGAAAAAGAGTCAAATTCTTGGCTTTATACATAAAAGGAATATGAGAAAGATATTCTAAAATTTTCGTAAAGAATGAGTGAAATTAGAGAAGAAACCTCACCTTACAAGTTACAATATTTGGAAGACAATATGAAGCAAATTATTAAATGTAGTTGTTTAtaagaaaataattttaaaataaaatactatgAGAGCACAACAATTGGATATCCTTATTGAAAGATCTATTTTGAAGAATATAAGAAGGATATCCCATATTCTACCAACTTTGATACATATGAGTagtctaccccaaaaaaaaaaaaaatttaagctttcataaatattaaaaaaaaaaaaaaaaatagagtcaAAACCTCTAGAGAGGTCGGATCAACTTCCGTCGTGAAGTGTAACAACTCTTCACGTACGTACGTCATTTTTCTTCCACAAATGCTCCTCTAAATACTCTTAATGGAAGGGCATTTTGTGGAAGAAAAAAGACATGTACCATCAACTGACTTGAAGCCTTCACATTTGGGGAGCTGATGGAATGAGATCAGTTTGATCAAGCCATCTATATGTACCAGATCAAATTGATCCATATGAAATGAAGCGAAGATAGTTAATGAACATTTAATAAATTTGCCTACGTATCATATTTGTGTCTAtataaaaaactaataaaaaactaattttcTTAGTTATTTCTAAATCTAAAGATGTGAAAGGGTAATCCTATTCTATATATAATCCTTTACTAGTAGAACAGGCAAATACAATAATTTATTTGGGGGAGAGAATGCTAGTTGTTTGGTCTCGTGGCCCCTGCATCAGCGAAGGGGTCAATGGGAATGTGTGTCAAGCATCTAACCTAGCATGGTGGCGGGGTGGTTATTTTGCCACCTCCTATGTCTTAGTGTAAGGACGCTTGACCAAGCAactttcttttttccaaaatttttttttaatcatcttTAATTATCAttaaggctccatttgtttcgtGTAAAATagtttgaaaagaaaattttatcataaaattaaattttttattttcacatttgacgataaaattttctttgtaaaattttcaacatCGTTGAGGGCACTCTTTATTGTACCTTAGATGGATCACATATGGCCTATGTATATGTGGATCCTAATCCCCATCCTTATGTGGCTATGTCCTTACATTCCTGACAAATTTGAAACTTGTTTCAAAGCGAGATCCTTAGCCTACCCTTTTCTCGAGTTTCATACTTTGAGACTTTATCTTCATAACGAAGTCATGCTcacttttttaaaataaaatggcatttctaccaaaaacaaatttgaaaatgaaatgatattttttttttatgaataaataCAAATAGATAAAATGATTTGGGAATCCTTTTAGCATatgcttcttctttccttgtcatGTGGTCAAGACTCAAGAGGGGACGGGATTCTAACTTTTGATTCTTGATACTACAATGTACACGTCAGACTTTGACTATTTGAACCATTTGCTCACCATGTcaacttttctaattttttttcaattgtgCATGTTAtagaacaaatttttttctatttttttaaccaaataagtaatttttttttggggtaaaattaaaataatattattaatcTTACTAGGGGCCGGCATGTACAAAACGCTACTCCCCAAAAGACTATAAAATGTGGAATTGGTCCTAAAAGAAACCTTGATTATGCCCTAAGATCAGAAATTTTAACAACTTAAAGGTTTTGATCTATGAATCCATCGTATCGAATTATTAGAGATTAAGATCGATGATCATCAATTTTGATCTGAATTAGATGATTCGCTAATCAGATTCCTGATTCTTTAAACTTTGGCCTTGGACCATgacatatattatatatgggacgaaattttgctaCTACCCAAGTtgtgagcatagttgtcatggtgtttAAGTGacccaaggtgatggagagggtaaaaaatcaaagCGACACCAACTAAGTGACCAAGGTATCTAAGGTGCCTGCCTAGGCCAgactccttgacaactatggtcacaAGAATGTTTCCTGCTATCCAGTTCACAACCAAAGAAATAGAATCTAAaaagatattttgaaaaatactaaaacttaaAGGGTATTTGTGTTTAGAGGGAGTGAATTATTCCACATTTTTGGCTGGGTAGCAGCAAATTTTTTTGATCTTACCAAAATACACTGCTTCAAGTCTATCTAATTCTGCACAGTGCAAGCTGAACATCTCCTACTCCTGATCCTATATAACTATTAAAACCCGATCCTGAATCCAGTGTGATcctaatatgggaaaaagatcgaTACTGAGTCACATGACTTCTGTGCTTAGACACAAGAGTATGCAAAATAATCACCGAACCCCTGCGTATGCTCTCATTGACCCGGTGTTGACGCAGGGGCTACACAACCAAGGAGCGATCTCTTGCTCCCCCATATCTTGAGATGTAGAACAATAAGGAACAAATCAAGAAGTGTCattattaaaacaaaacaaaacaaaaaataaagtctaaaggttttatgcatggtcgTGCATCATGATGCATAAGAGTGTCTGCAACCACTGGATGGATATGAGGGGCCATGTATAGTACACAATCATGCCCACCAAACGGTCGAAAATACAACAGTGAAAACCTCTCCACAAAAACAAAGGATGTGTGTGTATATGTTAAGATGATGACAGAGGGTCTCACCCTACTCCTCAAATCTCCTAAACCTGTGTGACCCTCATGGTTCTAAATATCGGTATCGGATTGATCCTTACCAGTTTTGCACCTTGCCAATCCCGATACCATGTTAATACCACATCGGTGAAACAATAGGGTTAAATCAatcaaaaaacctatttttaaagGAGGATCAAGGGTAAATTTGTTCAATACTGTCAATCCTTGCTGATACCGATCCAATACCATATTGGTTTCCAAGTTgaccgatacccgttccgaaTTTCCGAAaccgtacactaaaaccatggaccCTAATATACTTCCACaactctttctttttgttttttgaatatCTAGCTTACACaactctcttcttttatttttctttttttttttttcttgttttctggGAATAGCTAGCTTACACTACTctacttcctctctctctctctctctctctctcttacgtTCCTtgcactctcttcttctctcattccTTCTCTTTAAAAACCAACCACCACCCTCGCCTGCAAATCCACCCAAAAAACCAGCCAACCTTCCAACAATGGCACCTGAACCAAACTATCCTTACCCCATCAAAACAGTCGTAGTTTTAATCCAGGAGAATCGCTCCTTCGATCATATGCTAGGATGGATGAAATCCCTCAACCCAGAAATCGATGGAGTCACAGGTAACGAGTCCAACCCATTATCCACCTCCGATCCTAACTCCAATCGAATCTACTTCCGTGACCAATCACAGTACGTTGATCCGGATCCAGACCACTCCTACCAAGGAATCTACGAGCAAGTGTTCGGCGTGGCATGGTCAGAAGAGAATTCCGGCCAAAATCTGGAACCAACGATGCAGGGTTTTGCTATGCAGGCTGAGCAGACACTGACGGGAATGTCGGAAACGGTGATGAATGGGTTCACACCGGATTCCGTACCGGTTTTTAAAGAACTGGTTTCCGAGTTTGCGGTTTGTGATCGGTGGTTTGCGTCTAACCCGGCGTCGACTCAGCCGAACCGGTTGTTCGTACACTCGGGGACTTCGCATGGTTTGACTAGTAACGATACCCATATTCTGATCGAAGGGCTGCCGCAAAAGACGATATTTGATTCGTTGGATGAGGCTGGATTCTCTTTTGGGATATATTATCAGTACCCGCCTGCAACTCTCTTCTACAGGTAATACAgtgtctcttctctcttctgtaATGGCGGAGCTTTCCACAGATTGATGAGAGTGGCATTTGTGTAAATTTTCCCATAATTACGGATCTTAGTTGGAGCCCAAGCCCAATATTGCAACCAGTCCATGTGTCACTACAGGTGGTGACAATATATCGACATCATCTTATGTGGCACAGAAGAGAAAAATCTATCTCAAATAAGACAAGATAAGACAAGATAGACAAACATGGGTCCAGGGActcagcccagcaaaaacaccTAAAGACAGGGAGGTTATGGTCATTTAATAGGGGGGCCACTTGAatcccacctgtgaaatgaccaaaaccaccCTTGTTAtgctgggttggatcctccagctcccgccatgaTTGGAGAAGAGCTAAATTGGTACGATCATCTACACATACATGTTAAGTGCCAACACCTATGACCTGTCCCTTTTCCTTCTATATAGACAAGTGTTGACACCTAACATCTTCGTGCAAATGAACGTATGTGGAGAGGAACTCAACTCACTTTATTCAAAATACCTATGATAGTATGGGGTTTAAAACTATCTTGGTGTTGAGTTCAGTGTAACCATGGTTGGTTACACCAAACAAAACCCTTATTtcctctcctttttattttttctttttctttttcttgttttataaaTAATGACCTCCATTTAATAACCAAATGGTTCAAGAcattaagggagaaagaacgctacacGGGCATGTGCAATGTGTTGCCCTTGCACCTAGACATAggggcatgtgaaatgaccatcatgCCTCCTTGAAAAGTGGAATTTTTCAGGGGTGTAACGAGTCATTTCACGCACTCCTGTGTCTGAGCGCAAAGGCAGCACACCACACGTGTCCAGGTAGCTTTCTCTATCCCatatattaattaatgggtTGGTCAAAAAGATCAATCCTTGAATAACTCTCTACATGCATTATACAATATACAACATAAAACTATGGAATTATATAACTACCCAGCTTGTAACTCTTAAATCATTTTATAgggaaaaaggtaaaaagaagatCCCCCTTGATGGATGAAGtcgattgggattttctttagAAAACAATTTTCTCTATTCTCTACCTTGTTCTCTTCTCTACAACAAATTGTAGTCATGATTTTTTAACTTACTTACAACTCTTAGCTAGtgttatatttttattttcaaatctaAAGGATTTGGTTGCAAGGTAAATGAAAATTAATATCTAAATTTGGAATTATTTGAAATTATTCACAAAGTCATAttagataatgattacaaaagtttcattttttattttgataactAATTTCATTTTCACTCAGAAGACCTCCCGTGCCAATCACTTCCATTCCCCTTATCATCGGGACATATGTAGCAGTCATAGCTACAACTCTTAATAATTGTTGTACcatacctataaaaaaaaaaagttgtaccTCACAAGTTTAGTGAAATGTAAATCAAAAAAATCACTCTTAATCACTTCTCATGACTTGATAGTGGCAAAgtttcttcaataaaaaattatattgtgCATTTAAATGGTGATCATCACTTCTCATGACTAACTCTTAGGGAAatatgaaactgaaatattaCACTTCACTGCTTCTCAAGACACAATCTTGGAAGGTTTCTtcagatttttatttattttttgtttcatacGTTTAAATGCTCATTATTTTGTGATTACCAAGTCTTAGTTTTGATTAATGTTCTAGTGAAAGcagaaaatgaaataattacTCATAACAACTTCTTGTAACTCGATCTTTGAAAGGTTTAGtctattaatttattttattttgtaaccCATAACATCATGGGATTGCAAAAGGACACATCCATTTATAGGTATATTTATAACTTAAAACCTTCTACTGGTTGTCCCTTCTCTTATTCCcaaaacttcttcaaatcatgggtaaaaaagggtttgccaaaaatttttgaaagtaaCTTATCatcatatcattatcaaaaacTGTCATTTTTTTTACACAATTTTCGAATATAAATGTGAAATGATAGCATTTAccctattgaaaaaaaaatatatgatactaaaaggataaaaaaataaggttacaaattatttaaggggtatcaataagaaaatcctatcacaatatatatattttttattgtgTCAACCGTTGACTAATACATTTCACTACTTTGTTATTGCATTATATTCTTACACATGTGAAACACATTAAGTATATGACCATATGTAAATCATTAAGTTTCCCTCAATAGTTAGACTGGAAAATAAGAGTTATTGTCAATTGTTTTGTCTCCATCAACAGTTGTTTAATGAGTTATTTTAGTTAATATTAGCTTACttctaccaaagaaaaaagTTAATAGTAAACTACTATAATattgttttaaatttaaaataattatttttaatatattgaATTTAAAGTTGGTCATAAATAATTGGGATAAGTTTATTAGAATTGAATTATATGttaatatattttaataatataaatTAAACTTGAAAATGGTCTGAAAGAGATTGTTCTAACATTTTTTATAATAACAAAGAAATTTTCTAACATTAAGAAGTCCTCTCAAGAAATAGGTGTGTGAGGATATTCCCTAGTGACATTATATTTGGATTtaaaaatggggggggggggtccaaTCAGATTTTTTAGAGTATAACCAAGACAGCAAGTTTTAAGAAAATTTGTGGCTTAGCACCCCCTATATAGGCTCCACTATAAATCAAGTAAATCACAAAGATTGAAgccaaattaaaataaaaaaggaaaaaagaactttgtccgggAGTTTGGCCTAcgtcaacactcccatgagtctatctctcccctccccatatgaaaagacagctcTGTCCTCTTGTTTTaacgaggagagagatagacacatgggagtgctggcgtaggctacactcccagacagaaaactgcttcccaataaaaaattataataaaattaaTCATCCAACTCAATTCTATTTTTAGTGGCAAATGTCACACAAACCTTCCAGGATGGCACATTTTGGAAGCCCTATTAGAGAATCCTAAATATCTACCAAGTTAAAAATTTTAAGTCTCCAAAATTAATTGTCCATATTACTAGAATAGACTGTTTTGGAAGAGTTGCATGGGTAGGGGCAGAAGTgtaataatatatttttctatctcccccatccaatggttgaaagcaCGTGTAAGAACACATTgtgcataaaaccttttgccataaataaatacaataaaGTTTTCAACTTTCTTATCTTTACCCATCACTTTTCCCTTCCCCACCATTCCCTTTTCTATTCTCTCAGTTTCTTTAATTCAGAATTAAGACTCAAGGGTAATGCAACATAAGAAAACCTCCTACAATGTTCTAAAATTTTGTTCTCATTATTGACAGGAACCTTAGAAAATTGAAATACATAGGAAAGTTCCATCAATTTGATTTGACATTCAAGAATGCCTGCAAGGAGGGGAAATTGCCAAACTATGTTGTGGTTGAACAAAGATACTTTGATTCCAAAATACTACCAGGGAATGATGATCACCCTTCCCATGATGTTTCAGAAGGTCAAAAATTCATCAAAGAAGTTTATGAGGCACTCAGATCTAGTCCCCAATGGAATGAAATCTTGTTCATAATCACATATGATGAACATGGTGGCTTCTATGATCATGTCCCTACTCCTGTAACTGGAGTCCCAAGCCCAGATGGTATTGTTGGTCCTGCACCATATTACTTCAAATTTGATCGTCTTGGCGTTCGTCTCCCTGCAATCTTCATTTCTCCATGGATTGAGCCAGGAACTGGTAATTATttttagagtaaattactctgACCTCCCCTGACTTTTCTAACAATTTAGGGAACCTCCCCTGTGTTTCTGCCAATTACTCAAACCTCCCCTGTTTTTCAAACTTGGTTTCACTTAGAGGATTTTATTTTAGCATGAACGAGCTAATTAAACTCAATCTTGATGATGTAATTACAGTGATGCATGAGCCTTCAGGGCCTTATCCAACATCCCAATTTGAGCATTCTTCCATTCCAGCAGCGGTGAAgaagatctttaatctcaaggACTTCTTAACAAAGCGTGATGAGTGGGCTGGAACCTTTGAGACTCTACTGACAAGGACTACTCCAAGAACAGATTGCCCAGGTGAAATTAATAGACATTTTCTAGCTATTTTTAAGACATTGCACAATCTGTTTGATAAAATGTTTATAGCATATTGATCTTCATATAGATGTTTGTAATGTGTTTCTATGAACATCATAATATTGCAGTAACACTGCCAGAACCAGTAAGAATGAGAGAGGCTGAAGCAAATGAAGACGCGAAACTAAATGATTTTCAACAGATATTGGTGCAAATGGCTGCTTCATTGAATGGTGATCATAGGAATAAGGAAATTTTTCCAGACCAGTTAGTAGAGAACATGACAGTTGGAGAAGCTATTAAGTATTGTGAAGATGCCTTCAAGAAATTTTTAGAAGCAAGTGAACGTGCCAGAAGTCTTGGAGCCGACGAGTCTGAGATTGTTGAGTGTTCTACTTATATATCCCTTCAACAACCCTCCAGGACCTTTGTGAACAACTTGTTTAGTTGTTTCAATTGTTTCAACTGACATTACTGATATTCTTAGCTAGATATACCATCATCCTCTGTACTTGAATTAATGGGATTTCCATGGTGACGAAATGGGCTTTTGCTCTATTCAATCTGATCAAGTTGCACCTTCCACTACAGCAGGGCATACATGCTATTCTAGATAACTGATGCAGCCCCTGGACAAATAGTTGGGTGAAGTTCCAAAAAGAATGTTGAAGtcaagaaatttttatttttattttttcgatTTTAAAGGGATTTTAAATATAAGAGATTGTTTTATCTGATTTTAATGTAGAATTGTGAATCAAATGAATGGATTGTACTACAATATGGTGTTATTAATTTATGGATCATGATTTGCATTCATAATTCAATCTATTAATTAATGTTGTTTAATTGACATATTGTTAGAAATGACACATTATCTTTGGTCTCTTGGAACTgtcaaaaaaatttctcttggagcaaacatgaaaagaactttCAAAATCTAAAATTCATTAATCACAAGAAGTAGCATTCATACCTTTGGAAGAATGTGCATTCTTTTCTGGTTTCAGGTATACCTTCTTCATGTGTTCAAATTTTCTGCATTTATAGCAACGCATGTGCTTCTTGTTCACCTTTAGTCTTGAACTGTGTTTGTCACCAATTGTGGCAAGGAGGGTCTCATCACCACTCAAACAAGAAAAACTTTCAACCACACTTTTTCGATTCGTATCATTATGAGtcctctcctccttttcttttagttgtttttgtGTGGAGAGGGAGATGAGAGAGACTTTGGTTGCTCCCACGTGgaaggggagattgttgggggaGGGCAGGAGTAATAATCTTACATCGAATGTGAGTAGCCCAATGTGGAGACTTAGGTACTTGGGTACCCTCTCTCCTTAATGACTAGCTTTCGAAGATGAGATGTACCCAAGTCCcgaacaagtggtatcagagccaatgtTGTGGCAAAGCTAGGGTAGGGTAATTGTGTATGCCTACGAACGCaggagggggagattgttgggatcCCACATTGGATGTGAGTAGTCCGATGTGGAGGGGGTTGTTTCTGCGATATAGAATCAATAAGATAGGACACCAACAGTGGCCTTTTATTGACCTATTTGTGTTGTAAGGTGTAGTGATATTTAACTGGAAGGTTGATAATGGCTACAATATGGTTCTTCTCATCTTTTGGTTAGGCTTGGACCCCATCATTAAAATTCTCTGTGTTTGGTCATTCTTAGATGGAGCCACCCCTAAAATTGAATGGATTTCTTCCTACCTGTATCCTCAGTCTGTGGGTGGGGCATTGGTTGTAACACCATCTTTGCCCTCGTCCCTTGTACATTGCACATCCCAAGAAAGGGGCATATTGAAGCTGAATATGTCAACCATTCTCTAATTGAAAAGGAGGCTTTGTTCTTGCATACCTTCTTTTCAAACAAATTGAAGAGGAGGCTTCAGAGTTTCATTAGGCACAACATGAGAGATGTTTGCTGAAATTTTTAAATCATTTAAATAGATGATTCAAAATATTAGAGGCATATCTTTTTGTACTAGACACCAAAATGACCAATAGGTGtgtctaggggtgtcaataaagcccggctggcccgaacccgcccgaacccaccctgagcccggcccgggcccgaccctgattttttgaccctgagggcgggtttgggtttagttatagtctgaccctggcagggtcgggtcgggtcagggtttagatcctgggcctagcccggcccggcccggcccgacccgaccctgtattaattataggtatataatattacatatatatatattatatacttaatataagtattttcttgacaaaaaaaaaacagaagagaattgtacagagataactactagctttgtcatcatcatgaagtgggaacccataaaaagagtagatcatctactattttgatcaggaccataaaaagagtcactgacatgattgttatttagttgtagcccctataagcttccaggcctattgaggggacaccgttacaattgtagagagagagtttatacacacgccatttttttcaacatatttattagctgtcccataggttgagatcctatgttataAAAACATAGTTtaatgagacacgtggacggtgccataaatcaggaccaacccgacccggcccgaccctggcagggtcgggtcagggttgagagtttcttgaccctgacagggtcgggtcagggtttaggcaggcccggcccaacccgacccattgacacccctaggtgtgTCTATTGAAAGATATGTTTAAATGACTAACAAACATATCTTATGGACATGTTGTTTGGACATGGCTTTTGGAGACACCCCTTGAAGTTATATCTTATTCTCCTATATATAGAGAAGGTACTAAGTCCATTTCTCCAACAATTTTTAGACAATTCtaacttcaatttttttttagactttttCTACCTCTTTTTTGTGTCTAATTGAGTATAACTCTAAAGTATCCCGGCATGACCAAGTAAGCGAGTGCAACAACTATTGGAGGGGTCTGTAGGGTTGTTTTTCATGGAGCTTGATTCGCAAGAACTTGATTTGCACCATAAGGGGAGGTTTAcaatcttaa containing:
- the LOC122645061 gene encoding non-specific phospholipase C3-like — encoded protein: MRASRVHCSVVLRARYMEEASSNGASSMQASLHYSTSSLSLSLSLLRSLHSLLLSFLLFKNQPPPSPANPPKKPANLPTMAPEPNYPYPIKTVVVLIQENRSFDHMLGWMKSLNPEIDGVTGNESNPLSTSDPNSNRIYFRDQSQYVDPDPDHSYQGIYEQVFGVAWSEENSGQNLEPTMQGFAMQAEQTLTGMSETVMNGFTPDSVPVFKELVSEFAVCDRWFASNPASTQPNRLFVHSGTSHGLTSNDTHILIEGLPQKTIFDSLDEAGFSFGIYYQYPPATLFYRNLRKLKYIGKFHQFDLTFKNACKEGKLPNYVVVEQRYFDSKILPGNDDHPSHDVSEGQKFIKEVYEALRSSPQWNEILFIITYDEHGGFYDHVPTPVTGVPSPDGIVGPAPYYFKFDRLGVRLPAIFISPWIEPGTVMHEPSGPYPTSQFEHSSIPAAVKKIFNLKDFLTKRDEWAGTFETLLTRTTPRTDCPVTLPEPVRMREAEANEDAKLNDFQQILVQMAASLNGDHRNKEIFPDQLVENMTVGEAIKYCEDAFKKFLEASERARSLGADESEIVECSTYISLQQPSRTFVNNLFSCFNCFN